In Sorghum bicolor cultivar BTx623 chromosome 10, Sorghum_bicolor_NCBIv3, whole genome shotgun sequence, one genomic interval encodes:
- the LOC8073743 gene encoding uncharacterized protein LOC8073743: MYKKHGRNREESLATLVKTLVAKELQEQGLSTERRSQMEPPRDLVLVGSPPNVQSSQGSNAASASVDHIRVPTRCILLIPIGRGQEMAEVATGLAHPPIPGDIWHHKPVPADYSKVEVHTVNPEYAKHKIEHPTSEGIRELGLLMKQFILWYKKDIVLNVSSPTPSDVHLERVHLEDGAVYSPSHEDHLMHERVPASPTAGEQGVEPGHDETPHEPQIGEPSVARAEPEHEMPHVPQSPQSSTARAEPKRDETPHVPHSPKPSTARAESEHDETPHVPPKPQHSPARPEQGHDEMAQTFQQAPPTHEELLPLVCEAREKIPIMIRSTGSKSFVDMNVSGMYKWYAHDQFKPENQGPNKFAYRMPTDTSDYTTITKYPDVETIKWSKDCPKEYVKGKRFLPNRVLCKMPYGMRRFHDWYYLHVSRTELNVLEAVIPARTFGGPASGIAFDFSDIQSCFHLSSMSMNLIRTWCLMQANFMKSTRSTKAGYVDPMPIAQINFNYPSRWELDAPQLAAGGTLAEKEKIRAAKIREESLKVAAWLAVCLKNLQHFETIWIPYHFNNHWIVIGLDVGMNMAWICDSADFDPHTYKDFMSILITAFRAYVKNHKGRHDPGLGSHLRFKSLCSVSAT; encoded by the exons ATGTACAAGAAACATGGTAGAAACCGGGAGGAGAGTCTTGCCACCCTAGTGAAGACCCTAGTTGCCAAGGAACTACAGGAGCAAGGACTGTCTACTGAGCGACGGTCACAAATGGAGCCGCCTAGGGATTTGGTTCTAGTTGGTAGCCCTCCAAATGTTCAAAGCAGCCAAGGTTCCAATGCAGCCTCCGCCTCAGTCGATCACATACGGGTGCCAACTCGTTGCATCCTGTTGATTCCCATCGGTAGGGGACAGGAGATGGCTGAGGTGGCAACGGGTCTGGCACATCCTCCAATTCCAGGCGACATCTGGCACCATAAACCGGTCCCGGCCGACTATAGTAAGGTTGAGGTGCATACCGTGAATCCCGAGTACGCGAAGCATAAGATTGAACACCCAACTAGCGAGGGGATTCGTGAGCTTGGACTACTCATGAAACAGTTCATCCTATGGTACAAAAAGGATATTGTGTTGAATGTTTCCTCGCCAACTCCAAGTGATGTACACCTGGAGAGAGTCCACCTTGAGGATGGAGCGGTGTATTCACCGTCTCATGAGGACCACTTGATGCATGAGAGGGTACCGGCTTCTCCAACCGCTGGTGAGCAAGGGGTCGAGCCAGGGCATGATGAGACGCCACATGAGCCTCAAATAGGTGAACCTTCTGTAGCTCGTGCGGAGCCAGAGCATGAGATGCCACATGTGCCTCAGAGTCCGCAATCTTCTACAGCTCGTGCCGAGCCAAAGCGTGATGagacaccacatgtgcctcatagCCCAAAACCTTCTACAGCTCGTGCCGAGTCAGAGCATGACGagacaccacatgtgcctcctAAGCCACAACATTCTCCAGCTCGCCCCGAGCAAGGCCATGATGAGATGGCACAGACTTTTCAACAAGCACCGCCGACACATGAAGAACTACTCCCTCTAGTATGTGAAGCTCGTGAAAAGATCCCCATCATGATAAGGTCGACAGGGTCAAAATCTTTTGTGGATATGAATGTCTCGGGTATGtacaagtggtatgctcatgacCAGTTCAAGCCTGAGAACCAAGGCCCGAACAAATTTGCCTACAGGATGCCCACTGACACCTCAGACTACACAACGATAACAAAGTATCCAGATGTTGAAACCATCAAGTGGTCAAAGGATTGCCCGAAAGAATATGTAAAAGGCAAACGTTTCCTACCAAACCGGGTCTTGTGTAAGATGCCATATGGAATGAGAAGGTTCCATGATTGGTACTACTTGCATGTTTCACGTACAGAACTGAATGTGTTGGAAGCAGTAATACCTGCTCGCACATTTGGAGGCCCTGCTTCGGGTATTGCCTTTGACTTCAGCGACATCCAATCATGCTTTCACCTTAGTTCAATGTCGATGAATCTGATTCGCACTTGGTGCCT AATGCAAGCAAACTTTATGAAATCTACACGCTCAACGAAAGCCGGGTATGTAGACCCTATGCCTATAGcacaaataaattttaattacccATCGAGATGGGAATTGGATGCGCCACAGCTAGCTGCTGGAGGGACGTTGGCGGAGAAAGAAAAGATCCGTGCGGCCAAAATAAGAGAAGAGTCTCTTAAGGTTGCGGCATGGCTTGCCGTATGTTTAAAGAATCTCCAACACTTCGAAACAATATGgattccataccacttcaa CAATCACTGGATAGTCATAGGTCTCGATGTCGGGATGAACATGGCATGGATTTGTGATTCTGCAGATTTTGACCCTCACACATATAAAGACTTCATGTCAATTCTCATTAC GGCATTCAGGGCCTatgtcaagaatcacaaaggaaGGCATGATCCAGGTCTGGGGAGCCACTTGCGTTTCAAATCTCTATGTTCGGTAAGTGCGACttag